GtagtgaaatgtaaaaaaaaatgacctTGTTGTTATCTGAGCGCACAACTAACATGTCTTCCCCTCATGTCTGGCCAAGATCACAAAACTGAAAATTGACAGAAACCCGTTTGCCAAGGGCTTCAGGGATCCAGGAAGGAACAGGTATGGGAAACCTTACCGAACATCAACACTTCTAATAGCTGTAGAGAGTACTTCATTACAAGGCCCAGGAGAGATGTTAAGTCAAACCACAGACTTGTGATAGCACATAAAACCCTCATATAAAGTTGGCATGGTCAGTGCAGCATTCCACCTAGAAAATACGTTTCCTGCTTCTGCAACCTTGATGTGTTTGTCTTATAGGGGTGTGTTGGACGGTTTACTTGAGTCTTATCCTTGGAGATCTCCTCTCAGCTTGGACTTAAGGCCATTTGCCATACAGTTTCAAGGTATCCAACAGCGGCTTGCATTACTTCTTCCATTCCAAACTGTTGTCATTTATGTTTCTTGCATCTACCAACAGGCAGGTTGGGATCCTCAACCAGCACTGCTTCCCCGCTTAAAAGTCTCCTTCCCTTCTCGTCTTCTTCATCGCTTCCTCCGTTCCCCACGCTCTCATGCCAGGACGCTGCTCTTCACACCTTCGCTCTGCCTTTTTACGGGAAAACCTCGACGAGCCCCGCATTGCCAAGTAGAGCCTTCTCCTCTCTGGGAGCAGACAGACTCCGAGGCCTGTCACCCGTACCTTCACTAACAGACCTCCCGCTCTTCTCTGTGATTCAGGGGAAAAAAGCTCCCAACTGTCAGGATCCATGTCTTTCTCGGTCCCCGGGGAGCCCCCATTGCTTGATCCCGCTCCACAGGCCTCTATGCGCTCAAGGGTCTGCTTCGTCTTTACTCCCTCAACTCTCAGACACCGCTGGCCCATATTGTCTATATCGCTACAGCTTCCCCCTGAACTCTCAACTCACTGCTATTTCCCGGCACACTAAACTATCTGAAGACAAGACAGGAGGCCGACTGCACCAAACTTCGTGGCACCTGGCCACCGACCACCTCCTCTAAGCATCTCAAGCCCAAGGAGGGTAACGGACAAAGCAGAAGGGTCCACCTTTGCGTGGGCAAAACCAACCAAAAGAATTAAAAAAGACCTGTCAGGGATGATTTAATgtatgttttaaaaatatttggatTTTTCACATTCTGAAGAGATATCTCCAAACTGTGCCAATTGGCCAGAGCAACTggcttaaatgggaactgcactttttttgaaattttgcagTTACAATccatatgtaagacaagaacatatgtttttctttttttaagtatTGACTCgcaaataaacattagcaaaagtcagtTGACAATGAAGCCAATGAGAGTAGTTCTAATCCACCGACCTGTACTCCAAAAAAACTCCAGAAACCTCTGTCAACAtgctatatacacactgtaagtacaaaccccaaaaccagtgaagttgtcaggttgtgtaaatcgtaaatgaaaacagaatacaatgatttgcaaatccttttcaacctatattcaattgaatagactgcaaagacaagatacttgatgctcgaactgaaaatgtttttgttttattgcaaatattagctcatatggagtttgatgcctgcaacaggtttCAAACAAGGTGGTGCAAGTGGcataaaagactgagaaagttgaggaatgctcatcaaacacttaattggaacatcccacaggtgaacaggctaaatgggaacaggtgggtgccatgattgggtataaaagcagcttccatgaaatgctcagtcattcacaaacaaggatggggcgagggtcaccactttgtcaacaaatgcctaaggaaattgtcgaacagtttaaaaacaacatttctcaaccagctattgcaaggaatttagggatttcaccatataaggtctgcaatatcatcaaaaggttcagagaatctggagaattcactgcacgtaagcgatgatattacggacctttgatcccacaGGCGATACtgtatcaaaaagcaacatcagtgtataaaggatatcaccacatgggctcaggaacacttcagaaaaccactgtcagtaactacagttcgacgctacatctgtaagtgcaagttaaacctctactatgcaaagacaaagtcatttatcaacaagctgatgcaaaatggaaaagtgttctgtggtctgacgagtccacatttcaaattgtgtttggaaactgtggacgtcgtgtcctccggaacaaagtggaaaagaaccatccggattgttataggcgcaaagttcaaaagccagcatctgtgatggtatgggggtgtattagtgcccaaggcatgggtaacttacacatctgtaaaggcaccattaatgctgaaaggtacatacaggttttggagcaacatatgttgccatccaagcaacgttatcatggacgcccctgcttatttcagcaagacaatgccaagccacgtgttacaacagcgtggcttcatagtaaaaaagtgtgggtactagactggcctgcctgtagttcagacctgtctcccattaaaaatgggtggcgcattatgaagcctaaaacaccacaacggagacccccggacatttgaacaactaaagctgtacatcaagcaagaatgtgaaataattccacctgaaaagtttaaaaaattggtctcctcagttcccaaatgtttgctGAGTGTGGTTGAAAGGAaagtccatgtaacacagtggtaaaaatgcccctgtgccaatgcaatgtgttgctgacatttaattataagttaatgattatttgcaaaaaaaaaacaagtttctcagtttgaacattacatatcttgtctttgcagtgtattcaattgaatataagttgaaaaggatttccaaatcattgtattctgtttttatttacgatttacccaatgtgacaacttccctggttttgggttttgtatatatgtgatgtagtaacaggGACATTTGTCATAACTtgtaatatttaagtattttggtcatttaaagCATACAGCGGAGTATTAATTTCACAGCCCCTTTAACAACAAaactactaatcatgacagaaTTCATGAGAGCCAtcgaagactactttgggacaaatgatgatccagaaccttacatttttttagtaaggaggatgagctacatgtTTTAAAAGctatgtgctaaacagatccagctctattgaaacactaagcatcattcagcagtattgttaagtgctaaacaagaaatacaaactacgaacataatgaaacaatcacttactgtacaatgtctgctaccgactgatgggatgttcatatgttcacgtttagatgaataattaattaattcacccagagctaaaaaaaaaatgtccatctGAATATCAAAGTTGACAAACTTTTCGGACTATGGCCACATCCTTCTGTTATGcaggtgagaagcatgatttataatctataatCCAAATTTTCACCAACTCAATGGCCATGCAGCCGCTCACCGGCTCAGTGCCAACACTGTAGCTGCATGAGCTAGTTAGCTCTCCTTGACCACGGCACCACTAAAACTAGTTCATCTGCGTcaacgcttataataacaatatcactaatacctggTTGATATTCAGGTCAGGAGATGAAAATGGAGTATAGTATGCAAAAAACATAGGGATTGGGAATAATacgcaaaataaaaaaagtgcagttcttcttTAAATATGAAACGTACTGTAGCTTAAAGGGACTAAACATAAGTTTTGGAGTAATATATGGAGAATATATGACAGACACATTTTTCAATAATCTGTTCTGTACACACAAACAAATGTAACAGTAAAAACAGACACACTTTTTTTCTGGCTCAGTATCAAACCATTGTACTCTGTAACAAAAGGCAAGAATGCAAGCCATTACGCCACCGGGGATTGATCTTGATTGTGATTCATATTCCTGTTTGGAGGCCAACTCGTTGCTCCACCTGCATCCAACTGCCCATCAGCGCATCGGACCGCTGATTGCTCAGCTGCTGCACGCTGTCAATCATTAGCAAGAACCGGCTATGCCAGAGagccaatcaatgagcttgtggACGGTCTCAAGAAAAAACAGGCTTGCACTTGAGCAGCCATTTTCAGCCTTGACTCGTCTCCACTCAGTAAAGCGTAATGTTATTTGGCAAAAATGACGGTAAAAAGTGCACGGGACCataatgaccccccccccccacatattACGTCCCTGAACACATGCATTTGTctgtattttagtaatcgagtaatctattgatCAATTTGTTTGACTAATCGACGAATTGGATATAACACAACTTACAGTCTCAATGTGCATTTTATTGGAAATTAGtttaaataaacattgtttgtttgccataaccttcatatcattttttaaatttaaattgcaTTTTTAACATGATTGcatcaatacaaataaaaatcacCGCCACACAGATCACAACACCAAAACACCATTGCTATTGCTAGTTACAGTCACTTCATGCAGTAAGTTGaacaattaatcgaagcaacGGAACAATAATTCAAAAGTTTTTTCCAAATCAAATTAATACATtatttgttgcagccctatacatacacacacataaaagctGTCTcaaagaaataaataatttgcTGTCATATATTGTTACGATaggctataccaggggtgtcaaactaattttatatcggggggccacattgggaaaaatctactcccaagtgggccggactggtaaaatcatggcacgataacttaaaaataaagacaacttcagtatgttttctttaaaaaatagaacaagcacattctgaaaatgtacaaatcataatgttgttggtttttttttaacacttacatgttgcggttgatagtattctacctttatttgtccttatCTATACAttctgtgataatgttcatcagtcaactcattggtgttgattttcaatctatcaagacaaaaaaattatatcaaaatcaaattacaggatgttacttatgtagtttgctcattttcctcgactgatgtactaacatggtttattttttttttttttacatatgtagcatcatctacaaagatacaaagaattgctattgcgacatccagtggacacatttagaacagaagtttctttcattccaaaatttcggctcatttttatactttgcaaactcatcccgcgggccggataaaacctgtttgacacccctgggctatACACTCGATGAAATCTGATGTTCATAGCTAGACTTTGCCAAATCTCTATCATTGTCTGACAACAAATATAACCATAATGCACGGATGTCTTTTATGTGGGGCGTAGTTTACGTGCGAGGAGCAAAAAGAGTGCAtttgaaagttagcgccctcgagGCAGccacctgtgatgaggtggcgacttgtccaggttgtactctGCCTTCCATCTGAGTAcagccgggataggctccagccccccgccaTCCTGAGAGattcaaacggtagaaaatgaatggatggattaatggAGGAATATGCCctcgcattaaaggggaacattatcacaatttcagcatggttaaaaccattaaaaatcagttcccagtggtttattttatttttcaaagtttttttcaaaattttacccatcacgcaatatccctaaaaaaagcttcaaagtgcctgattttaaccatcgttatatacacccgtccattttcctgtgacgtcacatagtgatgccaacacaaacaaacatggcgcatagaacagcaagctatagcgacattagctcagattcagactctgatttcagcggcttaagcgattcaacagattacgcatgtattgaaacggatggttgtagtgtggaggcaggtagcgaaaacgaaattaaagaagaaactgaagctattgagccatatcggtttgaaccgtatgcaagcgaaaccgacgaaaacgacacgacagccagcgacacgggagaaagcgaggacgaattcggcgatcaccttctaaccaacgattggtatgtgtttgtttggcattaaaggaaactaacaactatgaactaggtttacagcatatgaaatacatttggcaacaacatgcactttgagaatgcagaaagcccaattttcatcaattaatatattctgtagacataccctcatccgctctcttttcctgaaagctgatctgtccagttttggagttgatgtcagcaggccagggaagctagggtcgatattcttctcttgatcatcttcggtggcataagggacggtgtgagccaagacatccagggggtttagctcgctcgtctgcgggaacaaactgccgccattgcttgccgtgctagcgaggtcctttgtccctgaattgctcacacactccggcagattcaatgggggtctggcggcagatttctttgactttatcgttggaaatgcatctgctttgagtgtcgcaggatatcctcacattcttgccatctctgtcgtagcatagctttcgtctctaaagtgtgcggaacaaacgtccaatttcttgccactttcgcatctttgggccactggtgcaacttgaatccgtccctgttcgtgttgttacaccctccgacaatacaccgacgaggcatgatgtctccaaggtacggaaaacagtcgaaaaaacggaaaataacagagctgatttgactcagtgtttgtaatgtgtttgagaaaatggcggattgcttcccgatgacgtcacaacgtgacgtcatcgctccgagagcgaataatagaaaggcgtttaattcgccaaaattcacccatttacagttcggaaatcggttaaaaaaatatatggtcttttttctgcaacatcaaggtatatattgacgcttacataggtctggtcataatgttcccctttaagagcttaAGACCCATGGCAAAATATAGTTTTCTCATGGGGAAAGATAGCATTGTCAGCCAGTGTGTAATTTAAAGTGTAATACAGCAGGTGTTGTCTTTTTTACAACTGTGCTGACCAATGGTTTTGTGTGTGGAATAAGCAGGAAAATATATTAgaagtgaattttatttatatagcgcttttctcttgtgattcaaagcgctttacatttacccaatatctaagttacattttttttttaaaccagtctgggtggcactgggagcaggtgggtaaagtgtcttgcccaaggacacaacggcagtgactaggatgacagaATTGGGGATCGAaccttggaaccctcaagttgctggcacggccactctaccaaccgagctataccgccccttcaTGTGACGCTGGTATTTGTACAGATCTGAAATGACCCGACACATCACTAATTCTCTGAAATAGCAAATTCTGTGTTGCTATTCACGAAAGTATTTTATTTCTCTCAGCCCCTGTGTCTGAAGAACTCATCAAGTCTTTGGTTTTGTACAGTCAAAAGGGGTTCATATggcctgggtggatctcgcgtgaatgGAAGAGGGTGTGGggtttggaattgccacaaaatacattttaggaTATTCAACACTTTACTGCCTTAATTTGTCACGTTGCATGTGTCAGGGAAAATGTGAAAAATGGGGCTATTTGAATCCCCTTCATATACTTTATTACAAAAAATTGCTTTGAaaagactagagatgtcgataaatgcgttaaaatgtaatatcgaaaattatcggtatcgttttttttattatcagtatcgttttttttttttgtttttttttttttattaaatcaacataaaaaacacaagatacacttacaattagtgcaccaacccaaaaaaccttcctcccccatttacactcattcacactcattcacacaaaagggttgtttctttctgttattaatattctggtttctacattatatatcaatatatatcaatacagtctgcaagggatacagtccgtaagcacacatgattgtgcgtgctgctggtccactaatagtactaacttttaacagttaattttactaattttcattaattactagtttcaatgtaactgtttttatattgttttactttcttttttattcaagaacattttcttaatttattgctcttatttttttatttttttttaaagtaccttatcttcaccatacctggttgtccaaattaggcataataatgtgttaattccacgactgtatatatcggttgatatcggtatcggttgatatcggtattggtaattaaagagttggacaatatcggaatatcggatatcggcaaaaagccattatcggacatcccgagaAAAGaccaaaatggcaaaaaaattcaataaaataaaaaaatctttcaGACAATACTTAACAAAGAAATGGAATATGGCTCTTCTGATATCCATTACATTTGGGTCCGTAGTTGTTGCTATAATAGTTCCAGGAAATCAATGCTACAGAACTTTTGCAGCGTGATATTAATAAGCCCTGAGCGAGCTCTGTTGTTATCTGCCAGGAAAGGGGGCAGGCCAGTTCAACGGCTGATGTGATAATTCCTTGCTTTAGCTGAGACTTACGCCCCCTCCCTCTTTCACTGCAATCTAGGAACCTCGATTTGGGCAAAGCGGGGGGAAATGACCTGTTTCCCGACAAACGTTCGTAGCCAAACAGCAATTATCCTGTCATGGCCACGCATGACAGTGAGCTAATGTGTGCTGGACGTGGAAATAGCAGGAAGAAGTTAATTGAAGAACTCAGGCCGGGGGATCACCCGTGTTTGAGTGAGCGGTCAGGTGCGTTGCCATCAAACAGCCTGCCCTTTGTCTGCAGACACATGTAATCTGGGCTGTTATTTGATACTGTGTGTCATTTCCATGTTTGCCTAGCGCGGACAATCAGTTTGAACTCCCAACTAATTCCTGATCTTTCAATTAGACAAATTGCTTTCATACCAGGAGAGCTGAACTTTGCACCTGCCTCTTTTCCAGTACACAGGGTAACCCGGCAGGCACAGGACATtgaaacagacctgggcaaattaaggcccgggggccacatgcggcccgttaagcttttcaatctggtccgcctgacattcccaaatatttttttgagatctttaagatgtaaagtgtagctgccattatgatgtgcagtcatgttttctaatgaccgtaagtcttcacctatactaagtctttcaattgttggaatctgcgcttatagatgatatactagttactatggtcatcttattagttactatggtcatctaattagttactatggtcatctaattagtcactatggtaatctacgtcacagcagctcagacgaggcaccaagcagtgtgggcgggaagcgtttccactgacgcggaaggagattttcacaacaaagttctaaagcttagtgatatatcagatgtatgagattgtaggtgggtttattttgtacccttcacgGTCATATTTcactttttgttgtgttttaactTGATtggaaaatatgtcgatcgaaaggacgcgacgttcatattttgtcaatattcagtgttttatccttcatagaaaaatgtaaaattccattaggttttttaaggcggtctgtcataacgtttttagcattcagtcagacattattgtgagattttgtattagtgttcctaaaaatagatataccggcccccagacacatttttttctctaaatgtggcccccgagtcaaaataattgcccaggcctgcattaaaacaacgttgaaatcttgttgaattaggtcctgacgttgagcaactcagacataacgttgaaacaacatgatttttgatgacgtttaatcaatgttgggttctgacgttgagttgaccattgaatttcggtcattttccgaccactattttacaacacaaatgtaacgttgaaataacatgctttttgacaacgtttattcaatgacaggttgtgacaatacgaaggtcctgagtagtcttgggttcaatcccgggctcgggatctttctgtgtggagtttgcatgtcctccccgtgactgcgtgggttccctccgggtactccggcttcctcccacctccaaagacatgcacctggggataagttgattggcaacactaaattggccctagtgtgtggatgtgagtgtgaatgttgtctgtctatctgtgttggccctgcgatgagatggcgacttgtccggggtgtaccccgccttccgcccgattgtagctgagataggctccagcgccccccgcgaccccaaagggaataagcggtagaaaatggatggatggatggaaggttgtgatgttgatttgacctttgaaatttggtcatttcccaaccaacgacGTGGATCCAACGCTAGACATcagcgttgtctcaatttacaaataccgtatttttcggagtataagtcgctccggagtataattcgcaccggccgaaaatgcataataaagaaggaaaaaaacatatataagtcgcactggagtataagtcgcattttttggggacatttatttgataaaacccaacaccaagaatagacatttgaaaggcaattttaaataaataaagaatagtgaacaacaggctgaataagtgtatgttatatgacgcataaataaccaactgagaacgtgcctggtatgttaacgtaacatattatggtaagagtcattcaaataactataacatatagaacatgctatacgtttaccaaacaatctgtcactcctaatcgctaaatcccatgaaatcttatacgtctagtctcttacgtgaatgagataaataatattatttgatattttacggtaatgtgtaaataatttcacacataagtcgctcctgagtataagtcgcacccccggccaaactaggaaaaaaactgcgacttatagtctgaaaaatacagtacaaactattttgcaacgttgtttagtagtcattttttaaaggacatgtatgtataatcaacgttgtatcaatgtctcttGCCtgctgtaaacacacacacacaaacaattgCACATTCAAGTACTAGTGACTTTTggaatgtgtgtttttttctttctttttaaatcGGCAAATCAgtaggtaaaaaaataaacagcGCTAGCGTTCAATACAGTTTTCTTGGTACTCAGACATTAATTATGACAGGAAACTGAAAAACATGAccatcaacctttttttttttccccaaccaGAAATCCATTATGTTTTACACATTTGCCAAGATTTTAAATTGTGTTTCTAGAAATAGCTCTAGTTTTAAGAACTATTTAGTTAATTCTAGTCATTGACTTAAcgtcataatcttaattttagcataaaTGACagtatttataaaataattatattcaaATACAATATTTTGCTTTTCTCCACACAgacaatattaattaaaaatgttgcaacaGGCTCTggatacttaatttaagaatttcaAGTTGAATAATTATTGttctcagaataaaatacttatttataGCTTAAAAGTCCTactaatttctagatatacaaatcttaatttaggatgtcttatcaagtaaaattaactagcttCATGGACAGatcattttattaatattattattaatattaatatttttcggagtgtaagtcgcacctgccgaaaatacataataaagaaggaaaaaaacatatataagtcgcactggagtataagacgcattttttggggaaatttatttgataaaacccaacaccaagaatagacatttgaaaggcaatttaaaataaataaagaatagtgaacaacaggctgaataagtgtacgttatatgacgcataaataaccaactgagaaggtgcctggtatgttaacgtaacatattatggtaagagtcattcaaataactataacatatagaacatgctatacgtttaccaaacaatctgtcactcctaatcgctaaatcccatgaaatcttatacgtctagtctcttacgtgaatgagctaaataatattatttgatattttacggtaatgtgttaataatttcacacataagtcgctcctgagtataagtcgcaccccccggcc
Above is a window of Nerophis lumbriciformis linkage group LG35, RoL_Nlum_v2.1, whole genome shotgun sequence DNA encoding:
- the tbx22 gene encoding T-box transcription factor TBX22 yields the protein MFPSVRVKVRNLDPRQQYYIAMDVMPVDSKRYRYVYHSSQWMVAGNTDHSCISPRLYVHADSPCAGETWMRQVISFDRVKLTNNEMDDKGHIILQSMHKYKPRVHIIKHDPRMDLSQIQSLPAEGVYSFSFPETEFTTVTAYQNQQITKLKIDRNPFAKGFRDPGRNRGVLDGLLESYPWRSPLSLDLRPFAIQFQGRLGSSTSTASPLKSLLPFSSSSSLPPFPTLSCQDAALHTFALPFYGKTSTSPALPSRAFSSLGADRLRGLSPVPSLTDLPLFSVIQGKKAPNCQDPCLSRSPGSPHCLIPLHRPLCAQGSASSLLPQLSDTAGPYCLYRYSFPLNSQLTAISRHTKLSEDKTGGRLHQTSWHLATDHLL